Proteins encoded together in one uncultured Sphaerochaeta sp. window:
- a CDS encoding glycosyltransferase: MGEKLSISIAMTTYNGSMYIEEQLASIYHQTRKPDQVIICDDGSKDDTVEKIHAFIENNALSETWSVFFNPKNLGYVENFLQSARKCTGDFIFFSDQDDIWALDKLELMEQVFLRYNPSAVVSKYSMIDSEGKPHNTLYSFYKNAPSIKKLGRLSQKQYLRLLCSSGKALGFKSTLLDELEDQVHTHNLTYDTPIGAIALFHEGFMILHKPLVQFRVHTANASAPSTTISHRTSNREHLITSVQHILKMHTFVYEAYNNKLSKRDCSQLLKSIAQQQSNLVALQQESFPLSFFCKNITFNPAVNKVFSLLVIWYGIKYRLQR; encoded by the coding sequence GTGGGAGAGAAATTATCCATCTCAATTGCAATGACTACATATAATGGTTCAATGTACATTGAGGAGCAGCTTGCTTCAATTTATCATCAGACAAGGAAACCTGATCAGGTCATAATTTGTGATGATGGTTCCAAAGATGATACTGTTGAAAAAATACATGCTTTCATTGAAAACAATGCCTTGTCCGAAACGTGGTCTGTATTTTTCAACCCAAAGAATCTTGGCTATGTAGAAAATTTTTTACAGAGTGCAAGGAAATGTACCGGAGATTTTATCTTCTTCTCCGACCAAGATGATATTTGGGCACTAGATAAGTTAGAACTAATGGAGCAGGTGTTCCTACGTTATAATCCTTCAGCAGTTGTCTCTAAATATAGTATGATAGATTCTGAGGGGAAGCCTCATAACACGCTTTACTCGTTCTATAAAAACGCACCAAGTATAAAAAAATTGGGAAGACTATCTCAGAAACAATACTTGCGCCTTCTCTGTAGCTCTGGCAAAGCCTTAGGATTTAAAAGCACATTACTTGATGAGTTAGAAGACCAAGTACATACTCATAATCTCACTTACGATACTCCTATTGGGGCTATCGCTCTGTTTCATGAAGGATTTATGATTCTTCATAAACCGTTGGTTCAGTTTCGGGTACATACTGCAAATGCATCGGCTCCTTCAACAACAATTTCTCATCGCACTAGCAACCGTGAACATTTGATTACTAGTGTTCAACATATCTTGAAAATGCACACATTTGTGTATGAAGCATATAATAATAAGTTGTCAAAGAGAGATTGTAGTCAATTACTGAAATCGATTGCGCAACAGCAAAGTAATCTAGTAGCCTTGCAACAAGAGTCCTTTCCCCTATCATTTTTTTGTAAAAATATTACCTTTAATCCTGCCGTGAACAAGGTTTTTTCTCTATTGGTAATCTGGTATGGTATAAAGTATAGGTTGCAGAGATAG
- a CDS encoding riboflavin kinase: MNVAFGHFDGVHRGHQAILAHKPEKIYIQPVTGQAVLTTDEERDALIREYVGQACSIIHVDKRLETKGFDSVIVGSHHPGLASLKEHNEKLDLINPVLYKDEPITADRIADSLLRGEIEEAEEMLGHPFTMTGEVVYGRQLGRTVGMPTVNMKIASNKLIPRHGVYGTITIVDGVRYLGVTSIGPRPTVDDYPTITIETFLLHFNRDLYGQVITMEIKNFIRPITKFESLQAVREQVDKDVLFVVEKGLE, from the coding sequence ATGAATGTAGCATTTGGGCATTTTGATGGGGTGCATCGTGGGCACCAAGCCATCCTTGCCCACAAGCCAGAGAAAATATATATACAGCCAGTTACCGGTCAAGCTGTGCTTACCACCGATGAAGAGCGTGATGCCTTGATCAGGGAGTATGTAGGCCAGGCGTGTAGCATTATTCACGTTGATAAGCGTCTGGAAACCAAGGGTTTCGACTCCGTGATTGTGGGAAGCCATCACCCTGGGCTTGCCTCGCTCAAGGAGCACAATGAGAAGCTTGATCTCATTAATCCTGTGCTCTACAAGGATGAACCGATTACTGCTGACCGTATAGCCGATAGTTTACTCAGGGGAGAGATTGAAGAGGCTGAAGAGATGCTAGGGCATCCCTTCACCATGACAGGGGAAGTGGTCTACGGAAGACAGCTGGGGAGAACGGTGGGAATGCCCACCGTTAACATGAAAATTGCATCCAACAAGCTTATCCCACGTCATGGGGTGTATGGAACGATTACCATCGTAGATGGGGTAAGATACCTTGGTGTTACGAGTATCGGTCCCCGGCCAACTGTTGATGATTATCCTACTATTACCATTGAGACCTTCCTTCTTCATTTCAACCGTGACCTCTATGGTCAGGTTATAACCATGGAGATCAAGAACTTCATTCGTCCTATAACTAAGTTCGAGAGCCTTCAGGCTGTCAGGGAACAGGTGGACAAGGATGTGTTGTTTGTGGTGGAGAAGGGGTTGGAGTAG
- a CDS encoding sugar ABC transporter permease, with translation MKQKKLNGRLPFSEGYLYILPWAIGFLVFGAYPLLASLTYSFTNFSMFNTPKFIGLDNYIYMFTSDREFFPSLFVTFKYVLFSVPMKIISALFFAMLLNRSIKFINVFTTVYYLPSILGASVSISILWRFMFSLTGLVNTVLGKIGIPAIPFLEHPKYALFTISLLVVWSFGSSMVIFLAGLKQIPKELYEACRIDGASKTKEFFAITLPLITPSLFFNLIMQLINSFQSFTSAIVITHGGPMGSTYLYMMKLYDEAFANFKMGYASALSWFLFVIILIATMFVFKKSNKHVYYME, from the coding sequence ATGAAACAAAAGAAGCTAAACGGGCGGTTGCCCTTCAGCGAAGGCTACCTATACATTTTGCCTTGGGCCATTGGATTCCTTGTATTTGGGGCATATCCGCTCTTGGCATCGCTCACGTATTCCTTCACCAATTTTTCCATGTTCAATACACCAAAGTTCATTGGTCTGGATAACTACATATACATGTTCACAAGCGATAGAGAATTTTTCCCCTCGCTTTTCGTGACCTTTAAGTATGTACTGTTTTCAGTACCGATGAAGATAATATCAGCTTTGTTTTTTGCAATGTTGCTCAATCGAAGCATCAAATTTATCAATGTATTCACCACGGTGTACTATTTGCCTTCCATCTTGGGGGCAAGTGTCTCCATATCCATCTTGTGGCGATTCATGTTTTCTCTCACTGGTCTGGTAAATACTGTTCTTGGGAAGATTGGAATTCCAGCAATTCCTTTCCTGGAACATCCCAAATATGCATTGTTCACTATCAGCTTGCTGGTGGTTTGGTCTTTCGGATCCTCGATGGTTATCTTTCTGGCAGGGTTGAAGCAGATTCCCAAGGAACTGTATGAGGCCTGTCGTATCGATGGGGCGTCAAAAACGAAAGAGTTTTTTGCCATCACCCTTCCCTTGATCACTCCCTCATTATTTTTCAATCTCATCATGCAGTTGATCAACTCTTTCCAGTCTTTCACCAGTGCCATTGTCATCACGCATGGAGGGCCGATGGGGTCAACCTATCTCTATATGATGAAGCTGTACGATGAGGCTTTCGCCAATTTCAAGATGGGCTATGCATCAGCGCTTTCCTGGTTCTTGTTCGTCATCATCCTTATTGCAACGATGTTTGTGTTCAAGAAGTCGAACAAGCACGTGTACTACATGGAATAG
- the gnpA gene encoding 1,3-beta-galactosyl-N-acetylhexosamine phosphorylase produces the protein MKVAKKSRGSFTMPGEAGYEELSLTLAEKWGADVIRDCDGTKLSPRLLEAGMDVYSTICIIREHNEFASTNPQFQQQTFLESERVVSTSKTIEIPLLSRYFSGQFEVNEASLPYWQVLDRTTGDEIFASSWQYNATTKSVTIEGCIPFHQYSVNFLAFRIWEEINMYNHVTNNWKSEPLRQLDPRYPEVQNYLSSYLVRWCEEHPETDVVRFTSLFYNFVWIWGSDERNRNLFTDWASYDFTVSPLALDQFEAEYGYRLTGEDFINKGNRKPSHITWNKRMMDYLWFTNAFVCSYAKELVDIVHSYGKKAYVFYDDSWVGMEPQSEAFQTIGFDGIIKCVFSGFEVRLCNAVPGGLTHELRLHPYLFPVGLGGAPTFKEGGNPALDAQKYWVNVRRAMLRAPIDRIGLGGYLHLTESFPNFVETIADIADQFRKIKELHQISEVYTASLKIGILSSWGKLRTWTCGGHYHEHPELDLINILESLSGLPFTVEFLSFDEVTKETLDSLNIVVNAGFEGSSWSGGENWDNAEVVRLLTQWVYEGGTFLGVNAPSAINHSFRMAHVLGVDSDDGRRLCHGQWEVNAAQDSKAQFKIHPKQGIYLIDGDTTVLQAQDGLPTYTERTFGQGKGIYLSEYRYSPENTHTLRSILEQGLKIMPLFTSDNPNIDCAYFPKAKTLVLVNGSEEEQKVRVRTSEMSVIEERFCAFEMRVLHLAE, from the coding sequence ATGAAAGTAGCGAAGAAATCCCGTGGGTCATTTACCATGCCAGGTGAAGCTGGTTATGAAGAACTTTCTCTCACTCTAGCGGAGAAGTGGGGAGCTGATGTTATTCGCGATTGTGATGGGACCAAGCTCTCTCCACGGTTGCTGGAAGCGGGGATGGATGTGTATTCCACCATCTGTATCATCCGTGAGCATAACGAGTTTGCCTCAACCAATCCTCAGTTCCAACAGCAAACCTTCCTGGAGAGTGAGCGGGTAGTAAGTACTTCTAAAACAATAGAAATTCCATTACTTTCACGATACTTTTCTGGGCAGTTTGAAGTGAATGAAGCATCGTTACCGTACTGGCAGGTTCTTGACCGAACAACTGGAGATGAGATTTTTGCTTCATCATGGCAGTATAATGCTACGACCAAGTCAGTCACCATTGAGGGTTGCATCCCCTTTCACCAGTACAGTGTGAACTTCCTTGCTTTCCGCATCTGGGAAGAGATAAACATGTACAATCATGTAACCAACAACTGGAAAAGCGAACCACTTAGGCAACTGGACCCCCGGTACCCCGAGGTCCAGAACTATCTGAGTTCTTATCTGGTTCGCTGGTGCGAGGAGCACCCAGAGACAGATGTGGTACGTTTTACCTCCCTCTTCTACAACTTTGTATGGATATGGGGGAGTGATGAGCGAAACCGGAACCTCTTCACCGACTGGGCTTCCTATGATTTCACAGTCAGTCCGCTTGCCTTGGACCAGTTTGAAGCAGAATATGGATATCGCCTCACTGGTGAGGATTTCATAAACAAGGGGAATCGAAAACCTTCCCATATTACCTGGAATAAACGAATGATGGACTACCTCTGGTTCACCAATGCCTTTGTCTGCTCGTATGCCAAAGAGCTGGTTGATATTGTGCATAGCTATGGCAAAAAAGCCTATGTATTTTATGATGACAGCTGGGTTGGAATGGAGCCACAATCAGAGGCCTTCCAGACAATCGGGTTCGATGGGATCATAAAGTGTGTCTTCTCTGGTTTCGAGGTTCGTCTCTGTAATGCTGTTCCAGGAGGACTTACTCATGAGTTGAGGTTGCATCCCTATCTCTTCCCTGTAGGACTCGGAGGAGCCCCCACATTCAAGGAGGGAGGCAATCCTGCGCTCGATGCGCAGAAGTACTGGGTGAACGTCAGAAGAGCGATGCTTAGGGCTCCCATCGACCGAATTGGCTTAGGTGGTTACTTGCACCTGACTGAAAGCTTCCCTAATTTTGTTGAAACCATTGCAGATATTGCTGACCAGTTTAGGAAGATCAAGGAGCTACATCAGATATCAGAGGTATATACTGCTTCATTGAAGATTGGAATTCTCAGCAGTTGGGGAAAGCTCAGAACCTGGACGTGCGGTGGGCACTACCATGAACACCCCGAATTGGATTTGATCAACATACTGGAAAGCCTCTCTGGTCTTCCCTTTACCGTAGAATTCCTAAGTTTTGATGAAGTTACCAAGGAAACCCTTGATTCTCTCAATATTGTGGTCAACGCAGGCTTCGAAGGGAGTAGCTGGAGTGGGGGAGAGAACTGGGATAATGCTGAGGTAGTTAGGTTACTTACCCAGTGGGTCTATGAGGGTGGAACCTTTTTAGGTGTGAATGCACCCTCTGCAATTAATCATTCATTTAGAATGGCACATGTACTTGGCGTGGATAGTGATGATGGACGGAGATTATGTCATGGACAGTGGGAAGTGAATGCTGCACAAGATTCAAAGGCTCAATTCAAGATACATCCCAAGCAAGGTATTTACCTGATTGATGGTGATACCACTGTGCTGCAAGCACAGGATGGATTACCAACATACACAGAACGAACTTTCGGACAGGGTAAGGGTATATATCTTTCAGAGTATAGATATTCTCCTGAGAATACTCATACTCTACGTTCAATCCTTGAACAAGGATTGAAAATAATGCCACTCTTTACCTCTGATAATCCCAATATTGATTGCGCGTACTTCCCGAAAGCTAAGACGCTTGTACTGGTGAATGGAAGTGAGGAGGAGCAGAAGGTACGTGTAAGAACTTCTGAAATGAGTGTAATCGAGGAGAGATTTTGTGCGTTTGAGATGAGAGTACTTCATCTAGCAGAATGA
- a CDS encoding APC family permease — MATKQKKLGTFDSVHLLIGGMIGSAIFSLSGMTILSAGPSAIISWVLGALILLAYGLQTAELASRYPQSGGVFAFPALLLGKTREQGNLWGWISAWAYLFGCIAGAAFSAIYIGIYLSVAFPTMGALQVPLGIAAVLFSGVLNAVRFRITGKATTVLTLFLGLTLLIFSISVFSSGSWDASQLTPFFTQGTGGVTGFLDALPLAMVAYGAIVALSFLVGEVEKPNRTVPKAMAIAMAVVLVLYLVVLVATLGLVPSSYLQENEGMRYIPLYAAAFSLPGLAFLTPLISISAVLALLTTMIVTMALASHTLQATAEKGALPHFLARTGKENGAPLTATAVVVLVTGFFAAFPQLTNLLINLGALCNVIVVAIVCVTVIESRKQHPTKEAGFFHAPGGNILPILTLAVLVASYVPSVIQGGWQLWLATVIYYVIGLLFYRKPRRQV; from the coding sequence GTGGCAACAAAGCAGAAGAAACTAGGAACCTTTGACAGTGTACACCTCTTGATCGGGGGAATGATCGGCAGTGCCATCTTCTCTCTGTCTGGAATGACCATCCTTAGTGCAGGACCGTCGGCGATTATCTCCTGGGTTCTTGGCGCGCTTATCCTGCTTGCCTATGGCTTGCAGACAGCAGAGCTTGCCTCACGCTATCCCCAAAGCGGAGGGGTCTTCGCATTCCCAGCCTTACTCTTGGGTAAAACAAGGGAGCAAGGTAATCTGTGGGGGTGGATCTCAGCGTGGGCCTATCTCTTTGGGTGTATTGCAGGAGCTGCCTTCTCAGCTATCTATATTGGTATTTACCTCTCTGTTGCATTTCCTACCATGGGGGCCTTGCAGGTACCGCTTGGGATTGCAGCAGTCCTTTTTAGTGGAGTGTTGAACGCAGTACGATTCCGCATTACCGGAAAAGCTACAACCGTGCTTACCCTGTTTCTTGGACTCACCTTGCTGATCTTCTCTATCTCTGTATTTTCAAGTGGGAGTTGGGACGCTTCTCAGCTTACTCCTTTCTTTACACAGGGAACTGGGGGAGTTACAGGGTTTTTGGATGCACTTCCGCTTGCCATGGTAGCCTATGGGGCTATTGTTGCCTTGTCTTTTCTTGTTGGGGAAGTAGAGAAACCGAACCGGACTGTTCCAAAGGCGATGGCCATTGCCATGGCCGTTGTCTTGGTGCTCTACTTGGTAGTATTGGTAGCGACCTTGGGGTTGGTACCTTCATCCTACCTACAAGAGAATGAGGGGATGCGATACATTCCTCTCTACGCTGCAGCATTCAGTCTTCCTGGGTTAGCCTTCCTTACTCCTCTGATCTCCATCTCAGCAGTACTGGCGCTTCTCACTACCATGATCGTAACCATGGCCCTTGCAAGCCATACCCTGCAAGCTACAGCAGAGAAGGGTGCTCTTCCTCATTTCCTTGCAAGAACGGGTAAGGAGAATGGAGCCCCACTGACTGCAACAGCAGTAGTAGTGCTCGTAACTGGTTTCTTTGCCGCATTTCCCCAACTTACCAATCTGTTAATCAACCTAGGAGCTCTTTGTAATGTTATCGTGGTAGCAATCGTCTGTGTAACGGTCATTGAGTCAAGAAAACAACACCCAACCAAGGAAGCAGGGTTCTTCCATGCACCAGGAGGGAATATCCTTCCCATCCTGACACTGGCTGTGTTGGTTGCCAGTTATGTACCGAGTGTCATACAAGGTGGATGGCAGCTCTGGTTAGCAACGGTCATCTACTATGTAATTGGACTTCTTTTCTACCGAAAGCCGAGGAGGCAGGTATGA
- a CDS encoding sulfatase-like hydrolase/transferase, with amino-acid sequence MQEKPNILMIFTDQQRWDTLASYGNTEIKTPNLDRLAQEGALFETAVTPCPLCMPARASVMTGKTNSALGCMENIYPRDVDNRETIAGILSGEGYHCQAIGKMHFSNTPYAESYGMDHMILSEETRGVRTASSQKSVVLDDYDKFLEEHHAWGWDKPTEIGYNEIKPLQAPLPKELHVTQWCGDRSV; translated from the coding sequence ATGCAAGAAAAACCAAATATTTTGATGATTTTTACCGATCAACAGCGGTGGGATACGCTTGCCTCCTATGGTAATACAGAAATAAAGACACCCAATCTTGATCGGTTGGCCCAAGAGGGTGCGTTGTTCGAGACTGCCGTGACCCCTTGTCCTCTCTGCATGCCTGCACGGGCTTCGGTCATGACTGGGAAGACAAATTCTGCTCTTGGATGCATGGAAAATATCTATCCGAGAGATGTCGATAACCGAGAAACAATCGCTGGGATTCTCAGTGGAGAAGGCTATCATTGCCAGGCTATTGGAAAAATGCATTTTTCCAATACGCCCTATGCTGAGAGTTATGGCATGGATCATATGATTCTCTCAGAGGAAACGCGTGGTGTAAGAACTGCAAGTTCTCAAAAAAGCGTAGTACTTGATGATTACGACAAGTTCCTTGAGGAACACCATGCCTGGGGTTGGGATAAGCCGACTGAGATTGGCTACAATGAAATAAAACCACTACAAGCTCCTCTCCCCAAGGAGTTGCACGTCACGCAGTGGTGCGGGGATAGAAGTGTCTAG
- a CDS encoding carbohydrate ABC transporter permease, producing MKTKTKRGNLTIYVFLTLMGIIMVYPLIWLFFSSFKSNKEIFSGLGMLPKIWNFSGYIDGWAGTGQFSFGHFMLNTFKMVLPTVLVTMVSSTFVAYGFARFEFKLKPLLFALMLSTMMLPNAVLIIPRYLLFRDFGWLDSYKPFIIPQLFAFTAFFNYMMIQFIRGIPRELDESAKIDGLGSLRTLVLVILPLCKSALFSVFIFQFMWTWNDFFNPLIYINSVANYPVALALRMSIDAQAAIEWNKILAMSFVSIIPIVALFFSAQKYFVEGISTTGLKG from the coding sequence ATGAAAACAAAAACGAAACGAGGTAATCTCACTATTTATGTGTTTCTTACCTTGATGGGCATCATCATGGTGTATCCCCTTATTTGGCTTTTCTTCAGTTCCTTCAAATCCAATAAGGAAATCTTTAGTGGATTGGGTATGCTCCCAAAGATATGGAATTTCTCTGGTTATATTGATGGTTGGGCAGGTACAGGCCAATTTTCTTTTGGGCATTTTATGCTCAATACGTTTAAGATGGTACTTCCTACAGTGCTTGTTACCATGGTTTCTTCTACCTTTGTTGCATATGGGTTTGCTCGGTTTGAGTTCAAACTGAAACCGCTTCTCTTTGCTTTGATGCTTTCCACCATGATGCTTCCAAATGCCGTCCTGATCATCCCTCGGTATTTATTGTTCAGGGATTTTGGATGGCTCGATTCTTACAAGCCATTCATCATTCCACAGTTGTTTGCATTCACTGCTTTCTTCAATTATATGATGATCCAGTTTATTCGTGGAATCCCGAGGGAGCTTGATGAATCGGCAAAGATTGATGGTCTTGGCTCGCTGCGAACATTGGTCTTGGTTATTCTTCCCCTCTGTAAGTCAGCTCTGTTTTCAGTGTTCATCTTTCAGTTCATGTGGACTTGGAATGACTTTTTCAATCCATTGATCTATATTAATAGTGTCGCCAACTATCCGGTAGCCTTGGCGCTTCGTATGTCCATCGATGCCCAGGCAGCAATTGAATGGAATAAGATTCTAGCCATGTCGTTTGTTTCAATTATTCCTATTGTGGCTTTATTCTTTTCTGCTCAGAAGTACTTTGTGGAGGGGATATCCACGACCGGCCTAAAGGGGTAA
- a CDS encoding ABC transporter substrate-binding protein, which yields MLALPSSVNTDALVANKAVLDKIGFDYDQKWSFDDFFAFSEKLKAVDSSLYFENGMAASDIHMYWFLAYMVQKTGLPFATDYTLSYDEATVTEAFRFLEKYFASGVVEPLGTLELYTGNYPQNPKWVNGETGVLFGMLSTLENYVNAMGDYKDDATVIRLPIMEGAKDPYYQTKVGQIFSIAASVEDAEALEAAKFINWMNTDEEAGVLLKLSRGIPVSEKQNQALSEAGLLSPLVMQAMEYANEAGAGIGQGTLIRNNEISRIGADMISSVAFGQSTPEEAAKEYIKLVNRKLQELKTAQQ from the coding sequence ATGCTTGCACTCCCTTCTTCAGTCAACACCGATGCACTTGTTGCAAACAAGGCTGTTCTGGACAAGATTGGATTCGATTATGATCAGAAATGGTCATTTGATGATTTCTTTGCCTTCAGCGAGAAACTGAAAGCAGTTGATTCCTCCCTGTATTTCGAGAATGGCATGGCTGCTAGTGACATCCACATGTATTGGTTCCTTGCCTATATGGTACAGAAGACAGGGCTTCCTTTTGCAACCGATTATACCCTGAGCTATGATGAGGCAACTGTCACGGAAGCGTTCCGTTTCCTTGAAAAGTATTTTGCATCAGGCGTCGTTGAACCGCTTGGTACCTTGGAACTCTACACCGGAAACTACCCACAGAATCCTAAATGGGTAAATGGAGAGACAGGTGTACTCTTCGGCATGCTTTCCACCTTGGAAAACTATGTGAATGCAATGGGTGACTACAAAGATGATGCAACTGTCATTCGTTTGCCTATCATGGAGGGAGCAAAGGATCCGTACTACCAGACAAAGGTCGGACAGATTTTCTCCATCGCAGCATCAGTTGAAGATGCTGAAGCCCTTGAAGCTGCGAAGTTCATTAACTGGATGAATACTGATGAGGAAGCCGGTGTGTTGCTGAAACTCTCCAGAGGTATCCCTGTCAGTGAAAAGCAGAATCAGGCTCTCAGTGAAGCAGGTTTGCTTAGTCCTCTGGTAATGCAGGCGATGGAGTATGCCAACGAAGCAGGAGCCGGGATTGGGCAAGGAACCTTGATCAGGAATAACGAAATTTCCAGAATTGGTGCCGACATGATCAGTTCCGTTGCTTTCGGGCAAAGCACTCCAGAAGAGGCTGCCAAAGAGTATATCAAATTGGTCAATCGAAAACTCCAAGAACTGAAAACTGCCCAGCAGTAA
- a CDS encoding sulfatase-like hydrolase/transferase: protein MQQERPKDMPFFLWTSFVKPHVPYDCPQHLLDLYDPESLEDPWTSSEDGCAEYPYFDSYREGKEFDLYSEKAIKRAKAYYYANITFIDEQVGRILDTLEQEGLAESTLVVFTSDHGDLMGDHHLWYKCFGFEGSLRVPLLVRWPKKIAEGTRYTGLASLLDLFPTLLSAAGVNDAQYKRPGKDLMTLLSGENQHEAVLSEVMFPPYTMCHVRTNRYKYLFYQNGGFEQLFNVEDDPKELRNLASNPAYADVKQEMKQWAETYIQEQGGEDFHLDAENHLRSEPYQAHRESQERPFSRMPWDLRLPPSFCKNPGHFYEDANADWLDVLIKNAF, encoded by the coding sequence TTGCAACAAGAACGGCCTAAAGACATGCCGTTCTTCCTTTGGACTTCTTTCGTAAAGCCTCATGTTCCCTATGATTGCCCTCAACATCTGCTTGATCTCTATGATCCAGAATCCTTGGAAGATCCCTGGACTTCCTCAGAGGATGGGTGTGCTGAGTATCCCTATTTTGACTCGTATAGGGAAGGAAAGGAATTTGATCTCTACTCAGAGAAAGCGATCAAACGCGCGAAGGCATATTACTATGCGAATATTACGTTCATTGATGAACAAGTGGGCAGAATCCTTGATACCCTCGAGCAGGAAGGACTGGCTGAATCCACCTTGGTGGTTTTTACTTCAGATCATGGCGATTTGATGGGAGACCATCATCTTTGGTATAAATGCTTTGGTTTTGAAGGAAGTCTCAGAGTGCCTCTTCTTGTGCGATGGCCAAAGAAAATTGCTGAAGGAACTCGATATACAGGGCTTGCATCCTTGCTCGACCTGTTTCCTACATTGCTTAGTGCTGCTGGTGTTAATGATGCCCAGTATAAGCGTCCTGGAAAAGATCTCATGACGCTACTTTCTGGCGAGAATCAGCATGAAGCAGTCTTGAGTGAGGTGATGTTTCCTCCTTATACGATGTGTCATGTACGTACCAACCGCTATAAGTATCTCTTTTACCAAAACGGTGGATTTGAGCAACTCTTTAATGTCGAGGATGATCCAAAAGAACTGAGGAACCTTGCGTCTAATCCTGCTTATGCTGATGTCAAGCAAGAGATGAAACAGTGGGCCGAGACCTACATCCAGGAACAAGGAGGGGAAGATTTTCATCTTGATGCAGAGAATCATCTTAGAAGTGAGCCATACCAGGCACATAGGGAGTCTCAGGAACGACCCTTTTCCCGGATGCCATGGGATCTTAGATTGCCTCCTTCTTTCTGCAAGAATCCAGGGCACTTCTATGAGGATGCGAACGCTGATTGGTTGGATGTATTGATCAAAAATGCATTCTGA
- a CDS encoding glycosyltransferase family A protein, with the protein MKFSVIIPVYNCERYLDRSVQSVLEQSFADWELILIDDGSTDSSGKICDDYQQRIPEKIQVIHQENLGVLYARRAGMQQSHGEYICFLDSDDSWHINTLEILNQYQQEYNPDIIFFGYRKVIDLKKIEGPIVLSTEVTSIEKDAMSVVHKKVIEGAISCLWAETFRRSLIDWSRDYSPYRKVFKGEDLLQNLALIDNANSVLFIPDVLYSYFQYESGLTQRKIDQAYLDSHLIVQNVLMEYVESWGIPQKAGIQLFANVYRNVLKSLITNSLFQPRYSRQECIWLIKYLTTGEMGRYLDDVKIVWDKKAVAIATWLLKMRLYWALCIFVYICRILYAIRKSMTNILVNSKKEV; encoded by the coding sequence ATGAAGTTTAGTGTAATTATTCCAGTGTACAATTGTGAGCGATATCTTGATCGAAGCGTGCAATCCGTACTAGAGCAGAGCTTTGCTGATTGGGAGTTGATACTGATTGATGATGGCTCAACCGATTCTTCTGGGAAAATATGTGATGATTATCAACAAAGAATTCCAGAAAAGATACAAGTAATTCATCAGGAGAATTTAGGGGTTCTGTATGCCCGAAGAGCAGGAATGCAACAATCTCATGGTGAGTATATATGTTTTCTTGACTCGGATGATTCCTGGCATATCAATACACTTGAAATATTGAATCAATACCAGCAAGAGTACAATCCTGACATTATTTTCTTTGGCTACCGGAAGGTAATAGATCTAAAAAAAATTGAAGGGCCAATTGTACTATCCACAGAAGTTACTTCAATCGAAAAAGATGCTATGTCAGTTGTGCATAAGAAAGTTATTGAAGGTGCAATTTCTTGTCTGTGGGCTGAAACATTCAGACGATCATTGATTGATTGGAGCCGTGACTATTCGCCTTATAGAAAAGTCTTTAAAGGTGAGGATTTGCTTCAAAATTTGGCACTAATAGATAATGCAAATAGTGTACTCTTCATCCCCGATGTTTTATATTCTTACTTTCAATATGAATCTGGACTTACTCAGCGAAAAATTGATCAGGCATACCTTGATTCCCATTTGATAGTGCAGAATGTATTGATGGAATATGTTGAAAGCTGGGGCATACCACAAAAAGCAGGAATACAATTATTCGCAAATGTCTATAGGAATGTTTTGAAATCACTTATAACTAATTCACTATTTCAACCAAGATATTCAAGACAAGAGTGTATCTGGTTAATAAAGTATCTTACTACTGGAGAGATGGGAAGATATTTAGATGATGTTAAGATCGTTTGGGATAAGAAAGCAGTAGCTATCGCTACCTGGTTGTTAAAAATGAGACTATATTGGGCTCTCTGTATCTTCGTGTATATTTGTCGTATACTCTACGCGATACGTAAAAGTATGACAAATATTTTGGTGAATAGTAAAAAAGAGGTCTGA